A region from the Candidatus Tanganyikabacteria bacterium genome encodes:
- a CDS encoding rhomboid family intramembrane serine protease, with protein sequence MIPLHDDIPSERFPFVTYGLIATNVLAWFVELAQGRHLDAFFRAWAVVPGQLTGALRPDFAPPEALTPLTSMFLHGGWMHLIGNMWFLYIFGDNVEGRMGHFRYLLFYLAAGLAAAAAQVALAPASPIPMVGASGAIAGVLGAYMVMFPYSRVLTLLTLGFYVTTARVAAPWFLGIWFGIQALSGLAALGVKQATGGVAWWAHIGGFAIGFLAGWFFRGGRGGRRGRRWDYYYDRFDRT encoded by the coding sequence GTGATTCCGCTGCACGACGACATCCCGTCCGAACGGTTCCCGTTCGTGACCTACGGACTGATCGCGACCAACGTCCTGGCGTGGTTCGTAGAGTTGGCGCAAGGGCGGCACCTCGACGCGTTCTTCCGGGCCTGGGCAGTCGTGCCGGGACAACTCACGGGCGCGCTCCGGCCGGACTTCGCGCCCCCCGAGGCGCTCACGCCGCTCACCTCGATGTTCCTCCACGGCGGCTGGATGCACCTGATCGGCAACATGTGGTTCCTGTACATCTTCGGCGACAACGTCGAGGGCCGGATGGGCCACTTCCGGTACCTGCTCTTCTACCTGGCCGCGGGCCTGGCCGCCGCCGCCGCGCAGGTCGCCCTGGCCCCCGCTTCGCCCATCCCCATGGTCGGCGCCTCCGGGGCGATCGCGGGCGTGCTGGGCGCGTACATGGTCATGTTTCCGTACTCGCGGGTACTCACCCTGCTGACCCTCGGGTTCTACGTGACCACGGCCCGGGTGGCCGCTCCGTGGTTCCTCGGCATCTGGTTCGGCATCCAGGCCCTGTCGGGCCTGGCGGCCCTGGGCGTCAAGCAGGCCACCGGCGGTGTCGCGTGGTGGGCGCACATCGGCGGCTTCGCGATCGGCTTCCTCGCGGGCTGGTTCTTCCGGGGCGGTCGCGGCGGCCGCCGGGGGCGGCGCTGGGACTACTACTACGACCGGTTCGACAGAACTTAA
- a CDS encoding phosphatidylserine/phosphatidylglycerophosphate/cardiolipin synthase family protein has protein sequence MRWLLGCLGLSVLLGCGPQVPAPRLAAAATDFRALTAPHVARPHTTNNRIALHADRAAMPALLAMLEGARHSIWIETFELHDDPAGRKILDTLIAKHQAGVAVRVILDEIGNRAVKSSAVKVLEENGVPVLYYGPYPYRGKDGVGLNITHRKLYLVDGDRGMTGGMNLGDKYLEKAHDMLWALEGEAAWALHEEFAAEWSRGGGKPALQVPAAPVGAYGAEAVAIAVTSPRERGREDEIRQVLTRAIDEAKVRVDLAYPFFWDDDLLERLYAAERRGVRVRVVITKHGKAAMTRLNLYSARQGMPRGIEFHWFEAAYAHIKYCAIDDGFLLIGSSNGDTLTFENNQELDLVLSNPATVAAFRRAVSDADWNATSPVTPEDTKLGFVSRPVLGLLEWLDAYL, from the coding sequence GTGCGTTGGTTGCTAGGGTGCCTGGGCCTGTCGGTCCTGCTGGGCTGCGGCCCGCAGGTCCCGGCTCCGCGCCTGGCGGCCGCCGCGACCGACTTCCGGGCCCTGACGGCGCCCCACGTCGCGCGGCCGCACACCACCAACAACCGGATCGCCCTCCATGCGGATCGCGCCGCCATGCCGGCCCTGCTGGCCATGCTGGAGGGCGCCAGACACTCCATCTGGATCGAGACGTTCGAGTTGCATGACGATCCGGCCGGCCGGAAGATCCTCGACACCCTGATCGCGAAGCACCAGGCCGGTGTCGCGGTGCGCGTGATCCTCGACGAGATTGGCAACCGCGCGGTCAAGTCCTCCGCCGTCAAGGTGCTGGAGGAAAACGGCGTGCCCGTGCTGTATTACGGCCCGTACCCGTACCGGGGCAAGGACGGCGTCGGCCTGAACATCACGCACCGCAAGCTCTACCTGGTGGACGGCGATCGCGGCATGACCGGCGGGATGAACCTGGGCGACAAGTACCTCGAGAAGGCCCACGACATGCTGTGGGCGCTCGAGGGAGAGGCCGCCTGGGCCCTCCACGAGGAGTTCGCGGCCGAGTGGTCGCGAGGCGGCGGGAAGCCGGCGCTCCAGGTGCCTGCGGCTCCGGTGGGGGCGTACGGCGCCGAGGCGGTCGCCATCGCGGTCACGAGCCCCCGCGAGCGCGGGCGGGAAGACGAGATCCGCCAGGTCCTCACCCGGGCGATCGACGAAGCGAAAGTGCGCGTCGATCTGGCCTATCCGTTCTTCTGGGACGACGATCTGCTGGAGCGCCTCTACGCGGCCGAACGCCGCGGCGTGCGGGTCCGGGTCGTCATCACGAAGCACGGCAAGGCGGCCATGACCAGGCTGAACCTCTACTCGGCCCGCCAGGGGATGCCCCGCGGCATCGAGTTCCACTGGTTCGAGGCCGCGTACGCGCACATCAAGTACTGCGCCATCGACGACGGCTTCCTGCTCATCGGATCGTCCAACGGCGACACCCTGACGTTCGAAAACAACCAGGAACTCGACCTCGTCCTGTCCAACCCGGCGACGGTCGCCGCCTTCCGCCGCGCCGTGAGCGACGCCGACTGGAACGCGACGTCGCCCGTGACTCCCGAGGACACCAAGCTGGGGTTCGTCAGCAGGCCCGTGCTGGGGCTGCTCGAATGGCTCGACGCCTACCTCTGA
- a CDS encoding phosphatidylserine/phosphatidylglycerophosphate/cardiolipin synthase family protein has protein sequence MKAWFNRIAGVAAVTTALIALAGCGGRAPTGMPLLAGGQSAMSADDMLRAKAFQAQLAPNAARPTTWNNKIALYPDRQALPMVLDMIDKAKRSVYFETFELHDDQSAITIADRLIAKHKAGLEVRVIVDRIGTKSAGSKTYQRLIDHGVPTVVYGPFPYWRAGEKGLNITHRKLYLVDGDRGMTGGMNLGDDYFVRDHDMLWMVEGEAAHILHQEFATDWRLGKGTAKINLPPAPTGSYGSEPIGIAVTSPREAGREQEIHKVLLKAVDNAKTRIDIGYPFFWDDALVDHLAKAEARGVQVRVILTKFSHSMTNKLDRWTAKNAIPKGIDFKWYSNATYAHIKYCVIDNSFLQVGSSNGDGLTFFNNQELDLLLTNPQTVANFRSRISDPDWAGGVDLSPKDIDIPASQKPLYSLLELIDKYM, from the coding sequence TTGAAGGCCTGGTTCAATCGGATCGCCGGAGTCGCGGCGGTTACCACCGCCCTGATCGCGCTGGCCGGCTGCGGTGGCCGCGCCCCGACCGGTATGCCGCTGCTCGCCGGCGGCCAGTCCGCGATGTCGGCCGACGACATGCTGCGCGCCAAGGCGTTCCAGGCCCAACTCGCCCCCAACGCCGCCCGCCCCACCACGTGGAACAACAAAATTGCCCTGTACCCCGATCGCCAGGCCCTGCCGATGGTGCTCGACATGATCGACAAGGCGAAGCGGTCGGTCTACTTCGAGACCTTCGAACTGCATGACGACCAGTCGGCGATCACCATCGCCGATCGGCTGATCGCCAAGCACAAGGCCGGCCTCGAGGTGCGGGTCATCGTGGACCGTATCGGCACCAAGAGCGCCGGCTCGAAGACCTACCAGCGGCTCATCGATCATGGCGTCCCGACGGTCGTGTACGGCCCGTTCCCGTACTGGCGGGCCGGCGAGAAGGGCCTCAACATCACCCACCGCAAGCTGTACCTGGTGGACGGCGATCGCGGCATGACCGGCGGCATGAACCTCGGCGACGACTACTTCGTGCGCGACCACGACATGCTGTGGATGGTCGAGGGCGAGGCCGCCCACATCCTGCACCAGGAGTTCGCCACCGACTGGCGCCTGGGCAAGGGCACGGCGAAGATCAACTTGCCGCCCGCGCCGACCGGCTCGTATGGCAGCGAACCCATCGGCATCGCCGTCACCAGCCCCCGCGAGGCCGGGCGCGAGCAGGAGATCCACAAGGTACTGCTCAAGGCGGTCGACAACGCCAAGACCCGCATCGACATCGGCTACCCGTTCTTCTGGGACGATGCCCTGGTCGACCACCTGGCCAAGGCCGAGGCGCGGGGCGTGCAGGTGCGCGTGATCCTCACCAAGTTCAGCCACAGCATGACCAACAAGCTGGATCGCTGGACCGCCAAGAACGCCATCCCCAAGGGCATCGACTTCAAGTGGTACTCGAACGCGACCTACGCCCACATCAAGTACTGCGTGATCGACAACTCGTTCCTGCAGGTGGGATCGTCCAACGGCGACGGCCTGACCTTCTTCAACAACCAGGAACTCGACCTCCTGCTGACCAACCCGCAGACCGTGGCGAATTTCCGGTCGCGCATCAGCGATCCCGACTGGGCGGGCGGCGTCGACCTGTCGCCCAAGGACATCGACATCCCCGCCTCGCAGAAGCCGCTCTACTCGCTGCTCGAGCTCATCGACAAGTACATGTAG
- a CDS encoding PIN domain-containing protein: protein MKALLDTHAAVAFWENRPGAFGPESQGLIERATLLCSPVALLELGYLFEVGKLNVAPLRIWGDLLGRLEVQPADCPILDLAMAAIDLSWTRDPFDRLIVATAAILGTRLITRDRLIRAHFGDACW, encoded by the coding sequence GTGAAAGCCCTGCTCGACACTCATGCGGCGGTTGCCTTCTGGGAAAATCGCCCAGGCGCATTCGGCCCGGAATCTCAGGGTTTGATAGAACGCGCGACGCTCCTCTGTTCGCCGGTCGCTCTGCTGGAGCTGGGCTACCTGTTCGAGGTGGGAAAGCTTAACGTGGCTCCCCTGCGAATCTGGGGAGATTTGCTCGGCAGGCTCGAGGTGCAACCGGCTGACTGCCCCATCCTGGACCTCGCGATGGCGGCGATCGACCTGAGCTGGACCCGGGATCCGTTCGATAGGCTCATCGTTGCAACGGCGGCTATTCTCGGAACCCGACTCATCACGAGAGATCGTCTCATTCGCGCGCATTTCGGGGACGCTTGCTGGTAG
- a CDS encoding type II toxin-antitoxin system Phd/YefM family antitoxin codes for MPRIVKPTELRAHLFEILDQVLATGEPCEIDRGGRRLMLVPVQFPRTSRLDRPFRNALNCTFDELVETRFEYEPGDLP; via the coding sequence ATGCCCAGGATCGTCAAGCCGACCGAACTCCGGGCGCACCTCTTCGAGATCCTCGATCAAGTACTCGCGACCGGCGAACCGTGCGAGATCGATCGGGGAGGCCGGAGGCTCATGCTGGTTCCAGTGCAGTTCCCTCGGACCTCTCGCCTGGATCGCCCCTTCCGGAATGCCCTCAACTGCACCTTCGACGAACTCGTCGAAACCCGGTTCGAGTACGAGCCGGGTGACTTGCCGTGA